In Pseudorasbora parva isolate DD20220531a chromosome 20, ASM2467924v1, whole genome shotgun sequence, a single window of DNA contains:
- the msrb3 gene encoding methionine-R-sulfoxide reductase B3 isoform X3 produces MSGFNLLHLVSQGQPVKLKACGLPSGTCRSKKTWPKTFPEEELRKRLTPMQYHVTQEKGTESAFTGKFADNKEEGTYHCVVCGASLFTSDKKFDSGSGWPSFFDLINKDSIALTDDFSYGIHRVETTCSQCGAHLGHLFDDGPRPTKKRYCINSASLSFQSKNSASKEVEASGGAGQAPSSSKNEEL; encoded by the exons ATGTCCGGGTTCAATCTACTGCATCTGGTCAGCCAAGGCCAACCTGTAAAACTCAAGGCCTGCGGGCTCCCCTCAG GAACGTGCCGAAGTAAGAAGACATGGCCCAAAACGTTCCCCGAGGAGGAGCTGAGGAAGCGCTTGACCCCCATGCAATACCATGTTACTCAGGAGAAGGGTACAGAGAG TGCTTTCACAGGAAAATTTGCTGATAATAAAGAAGAAGGAACCTACCACTGTGTCGTTTGTGGTGCTTCTCTTTTCAC GTCTGATAAGAAGTTTGACTCAGGATCAG GGTGGCCATCCTTTTTCGATTTGATCAATAAGGATTCTATAGCATTGACGGACGACTTTTCCTACGGGATCCACAGAGTGGAAACAACCTGCAGTCAG TGTGGCGCTCACCTGGGCCACCTCTTTGATGACGGACCTCGACCAACAAAGAAACGCTACTGCATAAACTCCGCCTCCCTCAGTTTCCAGTCGAAAAACAGTGCCTCTAAGGAGGTGGAAGCATCTGGGGGAGCAGGTCAAGCGCCATCTTCGAGTAAGAATGAAGAACTTTAA